CCACCAGCCGGTAGTCGCCCGCGTCGACGATCACCTCGGGCGTGGCCTCCAGCGCCTGCGGCAGGGTGCGCACCGCCGCCACCGGGATACCTAGCGGTTTGAGCCGCGCCTCCCAGTTCGCCGCGGTGTCGGTGGCCAGCACCTTCGACACCACCGCGAGCACCTCGTCGCGTTTTTCCGCGCGTTCGGCCATCGTCGGGAAGCCGTCGATCCCGGCCTCGGCGCAGAACGCGCGCCAGAACGCGTCGTGGGTGATGAACAGCGCCAGATATCCGTCCGCGGTGTCGAACAGTTGGGCCGGAACGTAGTACGAGTGCGCGCCGAACGGATAGCGCTTCGGTTCGACCCCGTCGTTGAGGTAGGCCGCGGCCTTGTAGTTCAACTGCGACAGCATCACGTCGCGCAGGCACACGTCGACCTGACCGCCGCGCCCGGACACGATCTGAGCGAGCAGCCCCAGCGCCGCCGCCAGACCCGTCGAGTTGTCCGCCGAGGAGTAGCCCGGCAGCGTCGGCGGATCCTCGGGGTTGCCGGTCATCGCCGCCACCCCGGTGGCGGCCTGGATGACGTAGTCGAACGCCGGATCGTCGCCACCTTCGAGCCCGAAACCCGTCATCGCCACGCACACGATGCGCTCGTTGTAGCGCCGCAGCGACTCGTAGGTCAGGCCCAGCTTCTTGATCGCCGACGGCTTCATATTCACCAGCAGCGCATGGGATTTCGCCACCAGTTCGCCCAACCGCTCACGCCCCTCGTCGGAGCGCAGATCCAGCACGACGCTCTTCTTGTTGCGGTTCAGGCTGGCGAAGTAGCTGTCGCCGACCTGCCGCGAGATCTCGCCGCCGGGCGGCTCGATCTTGATGACCTCGGCTCCGAGGTCGGCGAGCAGCATGGTGGCATACGGTCCCGCAAGCATCACGCCGACCTCGAGGATGCGAATCCCCGCCAACGGCCCGGCACTCATAGGCGTCTCCCGCTCGTCATCGGGTGTCCATGCTAGTGGGGGCTGTTCGCGCCCTTCGCGCAAGCGCTCATCGGCGCTAGTCGGCTCTTCGCGCAAGCGCTCATCGCAGCCCTTCTGCTCTTCGCGCAAGCGCTCATCGCAATTCCGCCGCCAGTTGTGCGATCACCTCACGCGTGCGGTACTTCGACGCGACCAACTCGTCGCGGGTCTCCCCGATCGGCAGCAGTCGCACCGACAGATCGGTCACGCCGGCGTCGGCGAACCGGCGGAACCGCGCCAGAATCGCCTCCTCATCCCCCGCCGCGCACAGGTCACCGACGTTGCGCGCATCCCCGCGCTCCAGCAGCCGCTGATAGTTCGGCGAGGTCTCCGCCTCGGCGAGGATCCGGTTGGCACGCTCCTTGGCGGCCTCGACCTCGGAATTGGCGCATAGACACACCGGGATCCCCGCGACAATGCGCGGCGCCGGGCGTCCGGCGTTCTCCGCGGCCTTGGTGATCCGCGGCGCGATGTGCTCGCTGATCGCCCGCTCATCGGCCATCCACAGCACCGTGCCGTCGGCCATCTCACCGGCGATCCGCAACATCACCGGACCGAGCGCGGCGACCAGCACGGGCAGCGGCTTCTCCGCACCCAGCACCGTCGGGTTGTGCACGGTGAAGGTGTCGTTCTCCACGTCGACGTCGCCCGGACCGGCCAGCGCGGCGTTGAGCACCTCAAGATAATCACGGGTGTAGGCGGCGGGCTTATCGTACGGCAGGCCCAGCATGTCGCGGATGATCCAGTGATGCGACGGCCCCACCCCGAGCGCGAGCCGTCCCCCGACCCCGGCGTGAATCGACAACGCCTGGCGCGCCAGCGCAATCGGATGCTGGGCCTGTAACGGCACCACCGCGGTTCCCAGTTCGATCCGCTGGGTGCGGGTGCCCATCAGCGTCACCATGGTCAGGCAGTCGAAGTCGTTGGGCACCTGCGGCATCCACGCGGTGTCCAGCCCCGCGCCCTCGGCCCATTCGATGTCGTCGAGCAACTTCTTGACCTTGCGGCTCATATCGCCGCGTTCGGCCCCGATCATCACACCGAGCCGCATGTGTCCCTCTTCCCGTAGTGACTGATCCCGACGACCGGCACGATGGTCATTCGGCGGCCCGCGCCGATGTCAGCTTGCGCACCTCCTCGACCAGCACATCGAGCTGGGTGCCGGTCGGAAACACCGCTGCCGCGCCGATCTCGAGGAGCTTGGGTACATCGCCCTGTGGGATGGTGCCGCCCACCACCACCGCGATGTCGCCGGCGTCGGCCGCCCACAACGCGTCGATGGTGCGTTTGGTCAGCGCCAGATGCGCCCCCGACAGAATCGAAAGGCCAACCAGCGCAACGTCTTCCTGCAGCGCGATGGACACGATGTCCTCGATCCGCTGGCGGATTCCGGTATATATGACCTCGAAGCCGGCGTCGCGCAGCGTGCGCGCGACGATCTTGGCGCCGCGGTCGTGCCCGTCGAGGCCGGGCTTGGCAACCAGCACCCGGACCGGCGCTGCTTCGTTGACCGATGCGTCGTTGATTGAGGGCTCTGCCATCAGAACACCACCGGCTGCTGGAACTCGCCCCACACCTTCTTGAGGGCGTTGACCATCTCGCCCACGGTGCAGTAGGCGTTGGCGCAATCGATCAGGTAAGGCATGAGATTGTCCGTTCCCTCCGCTGCCCGCGACAACGCCGCCAGGCCGGCCGCGACCGCCGCGGAGTCGCGATCCGCCTTGACCTTCGACAGCCGCTTCAGCTGCAGGTCACGCCCTTCGGCGTCCAACTCGTAGGTGGCGATCTCGGGCGGCGGCTCGTCGACGACGAACTTGTTCACGCCGACCACCGGACGGGCGCCCGACTCGATCTCCTGGTGCAGTTTGTAGGCCTCGTCAGCGATCAACCGCTGCAGATAACCGTCCTCGATGCAACGCACCATGCCGCCCCGGGCCTCCAGGTCGGCCATGATCTCGATGATCTTCTCCTCGGTGGCGTCGGTGAGTGCCTCGACGAAGTACGACCCGCCGAGCGGATCGGCCACCTTGGCCACCCCGGTCTCGTAGGCCAGGATCTGCTGGGTGCGCAGCGCCAGCGTCGCCGACTCCTCGCTGGGCAGCGCGAACGGCTCGTCCCAGGCGGCGGTGAACATCGACTGCACCCCGCCGAGCACCGACGCCAGCGCCTCGTAGGCCACCCGGATCAGGTTGTTCTGTGCCTGCGGCGCGTACAGCGACGCCCCGCCGGACACACAGCCGAATCGGAACATCGCGGCCTTGTCGGCCTTGGCGCCGTAGCGTTCCCGCACGATCGTCGCCCACCGGCGCCGCCCGGCCCGGTACTTGGCGATCTCCTCGAAGAAGTCGCCGTGCGTATAGAAGAAGAACGAGATCTGCGGCGCGAACTGGTCGATGGTCATCCGGCCGCGCTCGATGACGGTGTCGCAGTAGGTGACCCCGTCGGCGAGGGTGAACGCCATCTCCTGCACCGCGTTGGCGCCGGCGTCGCGGAAGTGCGCCCCGGCCACCGAGATCGCGTTGAACTTCGGCACCTGCTCGGCGCAGAACTCGATGGTGTCCGCGATCAGCCGCAGCGACGGCTCCGGCGGCCAGATCCAGGTACCGCGTGAGGCGTACTCCTTGAGGATGTCGTTCTGAATGGTGCCGGTGAGCTTGGCCCGCGGCACCCCGGTCTTCTCCGCGGCGGCGATATAGAAGGCCAGCAGGATCGCCGCGGTGCCGTTGATGGTGAAGCTGGTGCTGATCCGGTCCAGCGGAATGCCGTCGAACAGGATCTCGACGTCGGCCAGGGTATCGATGGCCACCCCGACGCGGCCCACCTCCTCCCCGAACTCCGGGTCGTCGGAGTCGTAGCCGCACTGGGTGGGCAGGTCCAGCGCCACCGACAGGCCGGTGCCGCCCTGCTCGAGCAGATAGCGGTAGCGGCGGTTGGACTCCTCGGGCGTGCCGAAGCCGGAGTACTGCCGGAACGTCCACAGCTTGCCGCGGTAACCGCTGGCGAAGTTGCCCCGGGTGAACGGATAGGTGCCCGGGGGCGGCGGATCACTGGCCCGGTCCTCTGGTCCGTAGCTGACCTTCAGCGGGATGCCGGACGGGGTCTGAACAGGCTCGGTCATCAGTCGATAACGTACTTGCAAAAAATGAGAATGCCAATACCGCCGACGGTAAACATGCAGTGAGGGGCACCCGCGGCGGCGCCACGCGCGCCACCGAAGGCCCTGTTAACAGCGAATATGTGACTTGCTTAGGATGAGAATGCCAATACCATCGTCGGACAGCAGGCGATGCGCACCCGAGGAGGCCCATGACTGCCCAGTCACCGTTATCCGGCCGGACACTGGTGGTGTCCGGCGGCAGCCGCGGAATCGGGCTGGCCATCGCCGTGGGCGCGGCCGAACAGGGCGCCAACGTGGTCCTGCTGGCCAAGACCGCCGAGCCGCACCCCAAGCTGCCCGGCACTGTCCACACCGCGGTCGCCGACGTCGAGGCGGCCGGCGGAAAAGCCGTCCCGGTGGTCGGCGACGTGCGCAAAGAGGAGGACGTCCAGCGTGCCGTCGACGCCGCGGTCGAGCATTTCGGCGGGGTCGACATCGTGGTCAACAACGCCAGCGCGATCGCGACCGAGCCCACCGAGGCGCTGTCGACCAAGAAGTTCGACCTGATGATGGACATCAACGTCCGCGGCACCTTCCTGCTGACCCGGGCCGCGTTGCCGCACCTGCGTAAAGCGGCCGCCACCCCCGCAGGCGCGCACGTCATCACGCTGGCCCCGCCGTTGAACCTCAACCCGCGCTGGTTGGGCGCCCACCCGTCCTACACGCTGTCGAAGTACGGGATGACCCTGCTGTCGCTGGGTTGGGCGGCCGAATACGCCGACTCCGGGATCGGGTTCGCCTGCCTGTGGCCGCAGACCTACATCGCCACCGCCGCAGTGGCGAACGCCCCCGGCTTCAAGGACGCGCTGGACCGCTCGCGCGATCCCCGGATCATGGCCGACGCAGCGGTGCAGATCCTCTCGCGCCCCGCGGCCGAGGTCAACGGGCAGTGCTTCATCGACGCCGAGGTGCTGGCCGCCGCGGGCGAAACGGACTTTTCACGCTACGGCGGTGGAGAAAACCCCATCCTTGATATTTTTGTCGACGAATCATGAGTATCGCCCTGCTGCTGGAAATGGCAGCCTCCTCGAACCCGGACCGCACGGCCGTTGTGTCGGATGAAACACGGCTGAGCACAACCGAACTCAGCACCCTCGCAGACGGCGCCGCGGGCGTGATCGCGGCTTCCGGTGCAGCACACGTCGCCTACGTGGGCACCGGCGGGTATCTGCTGCCGCTGCTGTTGTTCGGCTCGGCCCGCGCCGGCCGCGCGGTCACCCCGCTGAACTACCGCCTCAGCGCCGAAGGTCTGCGTGAGCTCATCGCGCGATTGCCTGATCCGCTGGTGGTGACCGACGCCCAGTATCACGACATGGTCGCCGGCGCCGGCAAGCAGGTCATCGACTCCGAGGAGTTCGTCGCTGCGGCACGCACCGCCGAACCGGCGGCCGAGTTCCCCGACCCCGATGACGTCGCGGTGGTGCTCTTCACCTCGGGAACCACTTCACGGCCGAAAGCCGTTGAGCTGACTCACAACAATCTCACCAGCTACGTGACCGGCACGGTCGAGTTCGACTCCGCCGAACCCGCGGACGCCGCGCTGATCTGTGTGCCCCCGTATCACATCGCCGGCGTCGGTGCGGCGCTGACCAACCTGTACGCCGGACGAAAAATGGTCTACCTGCGGCAGTTCGATCCCCGCGACTGGGTCCGGTTGGTGCGCGAAGAGGGAATCACCACGGCCACCGTGGTACCGACCATGCTCGATCGCATCGTGCGGGTGCTCGAGTCCGAATCCGTCGACCTGCCCACGCTGCGCAACCTGGCCTACGGCGGTTCGAAGGTCCCGCTTCCCCTGGTGCGCAAGGCACTTCAACTGCTGCCCGATGTCGGCTTCGTGAACGCCTACGGGCTGACCGAGACCAGCTCGACGATCGCGGTGCTCGCGCCGGAGGACCACCGCACCGCGCTCGCCGCGACCGACGAGTCCGTCGCGCGCCGGCTCGGCTCGGTCGGCCAGCCGGTGCCGGGGGTCGAGGTGCAGATCCGTGACGAGGCCGGCAATGTGCTCGGACCGAATCAGACCGGTGAGTTGTTCGTGCGCGGCGAACAGGTCTCCGGGCGGTACACCGACATCGGGTCGGTGCTCGACGAGGACGGCTGGTTCCCCACCAAGGACATCGCCATGCTCGACGAGCACGGCTACCTCTACATAGGCGGCCGCTCCGACGACACCATCATCCGGGGCGGGGAGAACATCGCCCCGGCCGAGATCGAGGACGTCCTCGTCGAGCACCCTGCGGTACGCGACTGCGCGGTCGTCGGCGTGGAGGATCCGCAGTGGGGCCAGATCATCGTCGCGGTCGTGGTCCCGACCGACGGCACCGAGCCGGACCCCGAGGAGCTGCGTGCCCACGTCCGGGCCCATCTGCGTGGTTCCCGCACCCCTGACCGGGTCGTGTTCCGCGACGAGTTGCCGACCAACGCGACCGGCAAGGTGTTGCGCCGGGAACTGGTCGCCGAACTGACAGCCGCCAATCACTAAGGAGCTCAGCATGATCAAGAACGGCACCCGACTGCAGAGCCAGGTCTGCGACACCCAGGTGATCGTCGTGCGCACCAGCGAGAGCCTCGACGATCTCCGCGCCGGCGGCGTCCCGATGATCCCGCTGGGCGCCGAGAAGTCACCGGACGCCAAGCTCGACCCCGCGTTCGCGGACGGCAACGCGATGGGCAAGCGCTACGTCGACGACACCGGCGCGGAGGTGCTGGTGACCAAGGCCGGCAAGGGCACCCTGACCATCGGCACCACCCCACTGGCGCTCAAGGAAGCCAAACCGCTGCCCGCCAGCGACTGATAGTTTCAGGCGGGTGAAGCCCCGTCGGCTCATCGCACGATATGCCGCCGGGCTGACGTCGGCTTACCTGCTGACCAGCGCCGAGGTCGCGGCACTGATCGTGTCGCTGACCGAGCGCGGGCAGACCTCGCCCCGGCCGTTCGTCATCGCCGCGGTGGCGCTGGTCGTCGTGGGCACCATTGCCGTGGCCGTCGGTGCCGTGTTCATCGCCGCCCCGGCGCGGCGCTGGCTGGGAATCCGGCCGCCCACCGATGCCGAGCGGCGGACCGCCCTCAAGACCATGCGCCGCCAGACGGCGCTCACGCTCGCACCGTGGGTCCTGACCGCCGCGGTGCTGATCCCGCTCAGCCTGTCCGCCCCGGTGGACGTGCAGGCGGTGATCGGCTCGGCGATCCTGTTCGGCACCATCGCCTCGGTGTCCACCGGGTTCCTGTTCACGCTCCGCACGCTGCGGCCGCTGCTGGCCGGCGTGACAACGGATTTCAGCGATATCACGCCGGTCACCGCGCCCGGGGTGCGGACGCAGCTGTTGCTGACCTGGACCGTGTGCACCGCACTGCCCGGTCTGGGGATCGCCGCGCTGTTGGTTCTGCGGGCCAACGGCTGGGTCATCGCGCCCGACACCCGGATCGAACTGGCGCTGCTGGTGCTGGCACTGGTCGCGGTGGTGCTCGGGCTGCGCGCGATCATCCTGGTGGCGATCTCGATCTCCGATCCGGTGCGTGAGGTCATCGACGCCATGGCCGAGGTGGAGCGCGGACGCATCGACCGGACCGTGCAGGTCTACGACTGGTCCGAGATCGGCCGTCTGCAGGCCGGATTCAACCGCATGGTGGCCGGCCTGCGCGAGCGGGAGCGGCTGCGCGACCTGTTCGGCCGGCATGTCGGCGCCGCGGTGGCACGGCGGGCCATCGCCGAGGATTCGGCGCTGTCCGGCGACGAGCGGGAGGTCGCGGTGCTGTTCGTCGATCTGGTGGGGTCGACACAACTGGCCGCCACCCGGGAACCGCACGAGGTGGCCGAAATTCTCAACGAGTTCTTCCGGATCGTCGTCGCGGAGGTCGACCAACGCGACGGCCTGGTGAACAAGTTCCAGGGAGATGCCGCGCTGGCGGTGTTCGGCGCGCCGCTGCGGATCGCCGATCCGGCCGGAGCCGCACTGGCCACGGCTCGTCGGCTCGGTGTCGAACTGCGCCGCCTGCCGATCGATATCGGCATCGGGGTGTCGGCCGGGCCGGTGTTCGCCGGCAATATCGGTGCCGAGAACCGCTACGAGTACACCGTCGTCGGCGACGCGGTCAACGAGGCGGCCCGACTCGCCGACCGCGCCAAGGAGTTCGAGGCCAGGGTGCTGTGCTCGGAAGCGGCGCTGCGCCGGGCACCCGAGACCGAGCGGAGTCGCTGGCGGGCGGTCGGGACCGAGGTGTTGCGCGGCCGTACCGCCGCAACCGAGATGTCGTGTCCGGTGAGCGGATAACGCACACGAGTTGGTCACTGTCGGCCGCAAAACCACCACTGCCCCGCGTCGGCGACGCACACTTCGATCATGGCGACCGCAGCAACCGGGACGCCGGAGACGGCCGATCCCATCCCACCCTCGACTCCACCGGTGCGGGTGGCGTTGGCGAGTTTCATCGGCACCACGGTCGAGTTCTACGACTTCCTGATCTACGGCACCGCCGCCGCACTGGTCTTCCCGCAGCTGTTCTTCCCCACCGCTTCCCCGGTGATCGGTCTGCTGCTGTCGTTCGCCACATTCGGCGTCGGATTCGTCGCCCGTCCACTCGGCGGCGTGGTGTTCGGTCACTTCGGCGACCGTGTCGGACGCAAACGGATGCTGGTCGTCTCGCTGCTGTTGATGGGGACCGCGACGGTGTTGATGGGTCTGCTGCCGACGTATGCGCAGATCGGACTGGCCGCACCGGTGCTGCTGACCCTGCTGCGGCTGGCACAGGGCTTCGCGATGGGCGGCGAGTGGGGCGGCGCGACGCTGATGGCCGTCGAACACGCCCCGCCGCGGCGCAAGGGGCTCTACGGGGCGTTCCCACAGATGGGCGCGCCGGCGGGCTCGGCGATCGCCGCGGGGGCCTTCCTACTGGTACCCGAGTCGCAGTTCCTGACGTGGGGGTGGCGGATCCCGTTCCTGGCCAGCGCCGTACTGATCGCCATCGGCTTGGCGATTCGGTTGACGGTGACCGAGAGCCCCGACTTCACCGCGCTGCAGCGGCGCGCCGCCGTGGCACGGATGCCGATCACCGAGGCGTTCGGCAGGCACTGGCGGCAGATCCTGCTGGTGGCCGGCGCCTACCTGTCCCAGGGCGTGTTCGCCTACATCTGTGTGGCTTATCTGGTCTCCTACGGCACCAAGGTGGTCGGGATCGACCGCGCACAGGCACTGTTCGCGGTTCTGGTGGCCGGCACGGTGGCGGTGATCACCTACCCGGTGTTCGGGGCGCTGAGCGACGTCGTCGGCCGCAGACCGGTGTTCATCGGGGGCGTGGTGGCCATGGGGTTGGCGATCGGCCCGGCCTTCGCCCTGATCAACACCGGCGACCCGAACAGGTTCCTGCTGGCGCAGTTGCTGGTGTTCGGGTTCGCGATGGCGCCCGCCGCCGGCGTCACCGGCTCGTTGTTCAGCCTCTCCTTCAGCGCCGAAGTCCGCTACAGCGGTGTGTCGATCGGCTACACCCTGTCACAGGTGCTCGGTTCGGCGTTCGCGCCCACGATCGCGACCGCGTTGCTCGCCGCCACCGGAACGAGCATGTCGATCGTGGCGTATCTGGTCGGCGTGTCGGTGATCTCGGCCGCCTCGGCGGGTTTCCTGCCCGGCGGACCGTCGCGGTCCCATCCGGGCTGACGGAGATCCTCAGGACCCGGCCGGCTGTCGTTCGGCGTACAGCCGCGCCCACTCCTTGCGGGAGCGGATCGAGGTGTCGACGTCGGTCGCCCTGGCCCGCAACGCACCGACCGTCGCCTCCTCACGCGGGATGAGCGCGAACGGATCCCAACTGAAGAACCGGCAGGCGTTCTGCCAGGTGATCTTGTGGATGTCGGACTCGTCGGCGCCCGCGGCGGTCAGCTCGGCGAGCACCTTCTCCGGCGCATCCGGCCAGAAACAGTCCGAGTGCGGGTAGTCGCACTCCCAGGCGATGATGTCGATCCCGATCTCGTGGCGCAGTTTCAGCGACGTCTTGTCGGTCACGTAGCAGGCCAGCGAGTGTTCCCGGAACACCTCGGACGGCAGCTTACTGCCGAAGTCGCGGCGCAGCCACTTCTGGTTGGTGTAGTGGCGGTCGCAGCGGTCCAGATAGAACGGGATCCAGCCGATGCCGCCTTCGGAGAAGGCGAATTTGAGGTCCGGGTAGTTGCGCATCGCCGGACCCCACAACAGATCCTGCGC
The window above is part of the Mycolicibacterium hassiacum DSM 44199 genome. Proteins encoded here:
- a CDS encoding MFS transporter, which encodes MATAATGTPETADPIPPSTPPVRVALASFIGTTVEFYDFLIYGTAAALVFPQLFFPTASPVIGLLLSFATFGVGFVARPLGGVVFGHFGDRVGRKRMLVVSLLLMGTATVLMGLLPTYAQIGLAAPVLLTLLRLAQGFAMGGEWGGATLMAVEHAPPRRKGLYGAFPQMGAPAGSAIAAGAFLLVPESQFLTWGWRIPFLASAVLIAIGLAIRLTVTESPDFTALQRRAAVARMPITEAFGRHWRQILLVAGAYLSQGVFAYICVAYLVSYGTKVVGIDRAQALFAVLVAGTVAVITYPVFGALSDVVGRRPVFIGGVVAMGLAIGPAFALINTGDPNRFLLAQLLVFGFAMAPAAGVTGSLFSLSFSAEVRYSGVSIGYTLSQVLGSAFAPTIATALLAATGTSMSIVAYLVGVSVISAASAGFLPGGPSRSHPG
- a CDS encoding SDR family oxidoreductase, giving the protein MTAQSPLSGRTLVVSGGSRGIGLAIAVGAAEQGANVVLLAKTAEPHPKLPGTVHTAVADVEAAGGKAVPVVGDVRKEEDVQRAVDAAVEHFGGVDIVVNNASAIATEPTEALSTKKFDLMMDINVRGTFLLTRAALPHLRKAAATPAGAHVITLAPPLNLNPRWLGAHPSYTLSKYGMTLLSLGWAAEYADSGIGFACLWPQTYIATAAVANAPGFKDALDRSRDPRIMADAAVQILSRPAAEVNGQCFIDAEVLAAAGETDFSRYGGGENPILDIFVDES
- a CDS encoding class I adenylate-forming enzyme family protein, which codes for MSIALLLEMAASSNPDRTAVVSDETRLSTTELSTLADGAAGVIAASGAAHVAYVGTGGYLLPLLLFGSARAGRAVTPLNYRLSAEGLRELIARLPDPLVVTDAQYHDMVAGAGKQVIDSEEFVAAARTAEPAAEFPDPDDVAVVLFTSGTTSRPKAVELTHNNLTSYVTGTVEFDSAEPADAALICVPPYHIAGVGAALTNLYAGRKMVYLRQFDPRDWVRLVREEGITTATVVPTMLDRIVRVLESESVDLPTLRNLAYGGSKVPLPLVRKALQLLPDVGFVNAYGLTETSSTIAVLAPEDHRTALAATDESVARRLGSVGQPVPGVEVQIRDEAGNVLGPNQTGELFVRGEQVSGRYTDIGSVLDEDGWFPTKDIAMLDEHGYLYIGGRSDDTIIRGGENIAPAEIEDVLVEHPAVRDCAVVGVEDPQWGQIIVAVVVPTDGTEPDPEELRAHVRAHLRGSRTPDRVVFRDELPTNATGKVLRRELVAELTAANH
- a CDS encoding cobalamin B12-binding domain-containing protein; its protein translation is MAEPSINDASVNEAAPVRVLVAKPGLDGHDRGAKIVARTLRDAGFEVIYTGIRQRIEDIVSIALQEDVALVGLSILSGAHLALTKRTIDALWAADAGDIAVVVGGTIPQGDVPKLLEIGAAAVFPTGTQLDVLVEEVRKLTSARAAE
- a CDS encoding adenylate/guanylate cyclase domain-containing protein, with product MKPRRLIARYAAGLTSAYLLTSAEVAALIVSLTERGQTSPRPFVIAAVALVVVGTIAVAVGAVFIAAPARRWLGIRPPTDAERRTALKTMRRQTALTLAPWVLTAAVLIPLSLSAPVDVQAVIGSAILFGTIASVSTGFLFTLRTLRPLLAGVTTDFSDITPVTAPGVRTQLLLTWTVCTALPGLGIAALLVLRANGWVIAPDTRIELALLVLALVAVVLGLRAIILVAISISDPVREVIDAMAEVERGRIDRTVQVYDWSEIGRLQAGFNRMVAGLRERERLRDLFGRHVGAAVARRAIAEDSALSGDEREVAVLFVDLVGSTQLAATREPHEVAEILNEFFRIVVAEVDQRDGLVNKFQGDAALAVFGAPLRIADPAGAALATARRLGVELRRLPIDIGIGVSAGPVFAGNIGAENRYEYTVVGDAVNEAARLADRAKEFEARVLCSEAALRRAPETERSRWRAVGTEVLRGRTAATEMSCPVSG
- a CDS encoding LLM class F420-dependent oxidoreductase → MRLGVMIGAERGDMSRKVKKLLDDIEWAEGAGLDTAWMPQVPNDFDCLTMVTLMGTRTQRIELGTAVVPLQAQHPIALARQALSIHAGVGGRLALGVGPSHHWIIRDMLGLPYDKPAAYTRDYLEVLNAALAGPGDVDVENDTFTVHNPTVLGAEKPLPVLVAALGPVMLRIAGEMADGTVLWMADERAISEHIAPRITKAAENAGRPAPRIVAGIPVCLCANSEVEAAKERANRILAEAETSPNYQRLLERGDARNVGDLCAAGDEEAILARFRRFADAGVTDLSVRLLPIGETRDELVASKYRTREVIAQLAAELR
- a CDS encoding CaiB/BaiF CoA transferase family protein, whose product is MSAGPLAGIRILEVGVMLAGPYATMLLADLGAEVIKIEPPGGEISRQVGDSYFASLNRNKKSVVLDLRSDEGRERLGELVAKSHALLVNMKPSAIKKLGLTYESLRRYNERIVCVAMTGFGLEGGDDPAFDYVIQAATGVAAMTGNPEDPPTLPGYSSADNSTGLAAALGLLAQIVSGRGGQVDVCLRDVMLSQLNYKAAAYLNDGVEPKRYPFGAHSYYVPAQLFDTADGYLALFITHDAFWRAFCAEAGIDGFPTMAERAEKRDEVLAVVSKVLATDTAANWEARLKPLGIPVAAVRTLPQALEATPEVIVDAGDYRLVGSPIRVEGYSPAYRPPPAVDEHGDIVAHSS
- a CDS encoding methylmalonyl-CoA mutase family protein, whose protein sequence is MTEPVQTPSGIPLKVSYGPEDRASDPPPPGTYPFTRGNFASGYRGKLWTFRQYSGFGTPEESNRRYRYLLEQGGTGLSVALDLPTQCGYDSDDPEFGEEVGRVGVAIDTLADVEILFDGIPLDRISTSFTINGTAAILLAFYIAAAEKTGVPRAKLTGTIQNDILKEYASRGTWIWPPEPSLRLIADTIEFCAEQVPKFNAISVAGAHFRDAGANAVQEMAFTLADGVTYCDTVIERGRMTIDQFAPQISFFFYTHGDFFEEIAKYRAGRRRWATIVRERYGAKADKAAMFRFGCVSGGASLYAPQAQNNLIRVAYEALASVLGGVQSMFTAAWDEPFALPSEESATLALRTQQILAYETGVAKVADPLGGSYFVEALTDATEEKIIEIMADLEARGGMVRCIEDGYLQRLIADEAYKLHQEIESGARPVVGVNKFVVDEPPPEIATYELDAEGRDLQLKRLSKVKADRDSAAVAAGLAALSRAAEGTDNLMPYLIDCANAYCTVGEMVNALKKVWGEFQQPVVF